In Nonomuraea sp. NBC_00507, the following are encoded in one genomic region:
- a CDS encoding NAD-binding protein: protein MSSIPTWRCTSLPLDCPSLRTGQVAPRTSTRWLDRSAEHPWHSASTSVPIPTPCFRPIGPAARPLPGRLTIVGGGYQGIEFASIDRRFGSQVTVVEAAPIILGREDGRAA from the coding sequence ATGTCGTCAATCCCGACATGGCGGTGCACATCTCTGCCGTTGGACTGTCCTTCGCTCCGCACGGGCCAAGTCGCTCCGCGGACGTCGACGCGCTGGCTCGACCGATCGGCCGAACACCCCTGGCATTCCGCCAGTACGTCCGTGCCGATCCCGACGCCTTGTTTCCGACCGATCGGCCCAGCGGCACGACCCCTGCCCGGACGGCTTACGATCGTGGGCGGCGGATACCAGGGCATCGAGTTCGCCTCAATCGACCGCAGGTTCGGTTCACAGGTCACTGTGGTCGAAGCCGCTCCGATAATTCTGGGGCGTGAGGACGGCCGGGCGGCATGA
- a CDS encoding sensor histidine kinase — protein MSATDRLAQLEAIRAQISQITVSDLSLRVPVPPGDDEITRLATTTNQTLSQLDGAVEQLRQFASTTSHELRTPIAGLRTQLEEALLYPDDVDARQTLQTALTTADRLEAIVNDLLLARLRAADPRPPEKIDLGELVTAEVSAQSKSVPMNVHAPAGVEIHGFRMQLIRVLGNLLANAQRHAESSVEVTVEPADDGVAVAVTDDGPGIPLAHRERVFERFVRLDDGHRRDPGGSGLGLAISRDIAHAHHGTLTVEDSPRGARFVLGLPLISGYPTTPAKRTVRA, from the coding sequence ATGAGTGCTACAGACAGACTTGCTCAGCTCGAGGCGATCAGGGCCCAGATCTCCCAGATCACGGTGAGCGACCTCAGCCTGCGTGTTCCCGTACCGCCGGGCGACGACGAGATCACCCGGCTCGCCACCACCACGAACCAGACCCTCAGCCAGCTCGACGGCGCGGTGGAGCAGCTACGCCAGTTCGCCTCCACGACCAGCCACGAGCTGCGCACCCCTATCGCCGGGCTGCGCACGCAACTGGAGGAGGCGTTGCTCTACCCCGACGACGTCGACGCCCGACAAACGCTCCAGACGGCGCTGACCACCGCCGACCGGCTGGAGGCGATCGTCAATGACCTGCTGCTGGCCCGACTCCGGGCCGCCGACCCGCGCCCCCCGGAGAAGATCGACCTCGGAGAGCTCGTCACCGCCGAGGTGAGCGCGCAGTCCAAGTCCGTGCCGATGAACGTCCACGCACCTGCCGGGGTGGAGATCCACGGCTTCCGCATGCAGCTGATCCGCGTGCTGGGCAACCTCCTGGCCAACGCGCAGCGGCACGCCGAATCCTCTGTCGAGGTCACTGTCGAGCCGGCCGACGACGGGGTCGCGGTCGCGGTGACCGACGATGGGCCCGGCATCCCGCTCGCGCACCGCGAACGCGTCTTCGAACGCTTCGTCCGCCTCGACGACGGCCACCGCCGCGATCCCGGCGGAAGCGGGCTCGGCCTGGCCATCTCCCGCGACATCGCGCACGCCCACCACGGCACCCTCACGGTCGAGGACTCGCCACGTGGAGCGAGGTTCGTGCTGGGGCTGCCGCTCATCAGCGGATATCCCACAACACCAGCGAAACGAACGGTACGGGCATGA
- a CDS encoding BTAD domain-containing putative transcriptional regulator: protein MRIEVLGPVLAYADDGAPIDLGGTRVRALLARLALAGNEVVSVDSLLDGLWGDHSSGGTLNALHALVHRLRKALAGAGVVETVAGGYRLRLRSEQVDAVRFEEQAKRGSRELAAGAAQLAASLLEEALALWRGEALADVRDIPFAGTAGARLDELRIGALEDRFEAELRLGHHGEILADVEAVAAAHPLRERLAGLRMRALHAAGRQSDALAVFEGVRGTLAEELGVDPSEELRKTHLAVLRGELEIPEAEQVRPEAVRGRLPAQLTRFVGREDELRLLAGLLESSRLVTVVGPGGVGKTRLAVEAVSRHRVHQRGRVWLVSLAAVDTADGLVEAVLSTISLPGAQPAGTLLERVVNLLAGGEGVLVLDNCEQISGAVAKFAGRLLERQPDLTILATSREPLDVMGEALCRLGPLGLPPAHADRDRASASAAVRLFLDRAGAVRPGFALDASTARPVVDIVRRLDGLPLALELAAARLRTMSAEQIARRLDDRFRLLSTGNRTAQPRQQTLHAVIEWSWDLLTSQERTLAARISIFPARTGIAAIEAVCADETLPADEVVYLLDSLVDKSIVERAGDGYRMLETIRAHAAGKLRLAGGTDAVLRGLTRYFADLADEHEPLLRSDKQAESLRLFQAEYDNLMFALQTAIKSGDASGSARILGPLYWYWVMHRYDARAEAYVAKVAEFGDALPADARAAFTAIHLIVGSGEPLTDRLGALIDDCVRTGALRRYPMLLTIVLVMAPLLGLDELAEREIARVRGGSDRWAIACTFMIEAMRHREQGDRESSTTAMTTALHAFEEVGDRWWAAKALYGLAQNHAIAGDHDQAITAYEDSLAIAIDLGSQDEVSSRLGLATERMRAGDLTGAKRDIDTAERAAWQRGQPALEIEVLGILAELHRRSGEVERADQELDRMETLTHKLPLAAEHADNRLLLARVANLLTAGNAVRARELLPRAVYAAQANMDAPLAAHLLARLLFLEGDPAGAATALGLSQAIRGTFDHGDTELRSLAEALAVRLGRTDYETAYQRGADLTPHKATDRLITMAGASP from the coding sequence ATGCGGATTGAGGTGCTGGGGCCGGTTCTGGCGTATGCCGACGACGGCGCGCCGATCGACCTGGGCGGCACCAGGGTTCGCGCACTGCTGGCCAGGCTGGCACTGGCCGGGAACGAAGTGGTGTCGGTCGATTCGCTGCTCGACGGCCTGTGGGGGGACCACTCCTCCGGAGGCACCCTCAACGCGTTGCACGCGCTGGTGCACCGCCTGCGCAAGGCCCTGGCCGGGGCTGGGGTGGTGGAGACGGTGGCCGGCGGGTATCGCCTGCGCCTGCGCAGCGAGCAGGTCGACGCGGTCCGCTTCGAGGAACAGGCCAAGCGAGGCAGCCGCGAACTGGCGGCGGGCGCTGCGCAGCTGGCGGCCTCGCTGCTGGAGGAGGCGCTGGCGCTGTGGCGGGGGGAGGCGCTGGCCGACGTGCGCGACATTCCTTTTGCCGGTACGGCTGGCGCCCGCCTGGACGAACTGCGCATCGGAGCTCTCGAAGACCGCTTCGAGGCGGAGCTACGGCTTGGCCACCACGGCGAGATTCTGGCCGATGTGGAGGCGGTGGCCGCGGCCCATCCGCTCCGGGAACGACTGGCCGGGTTGCGCATGCGAGCCCTGCACGCGGCGGGCCGCCAGTCCGATGCGCTGGCCGTGTTCGAAGGGGTCCGCGGGACTCTCGCCGAGGAGCTGGGCGTCGACCCCTCCGAAGAGTTGCGCAAGACGCATCTCGCCGTGCTGCGGGGTGAGCTGGAGATCCCCGAGGCGGAACAGGTCCGGCCGGAGGCGGTGCGAGGCCGTCTGCCGGCCCAGCTGACCCGCTTCGTCGGCCGCGAGGACGAGTTGAGGTTGCTGGCCGGGTTGTTGGAGTCCTCCCGGCTGGTCACCGTCGTGGGGCCCGGAGGAGTGGGCAAGACCCGGCTGGCCGTGGAGGCGGTGAGCCGGCATCGGGTCCATCAGCGCGGCCGGGTCTGGCTGGTTTCCCTGGCCGCGGTGGACACGGCCGACGGGCTGGTGGAGGCGGTGCTGAGCACGATCAGCCTCCCCGGAGCCCAGCCGGCCGGCACGCTACTGGAGCGGGTGGTCAACCTGCTCGCCGGTGGTGAAGGCGTGCTGGTTCTGGACAACTGCGAACAGATCTCCGGAGCCGTCGCGAAGTTCGCCGGGCGGTTGCTGGAGCGCCAGCCGGACCTGACCATCCTGGCCACGAGCCGGGAACCGCTGGACGTCATGGGTGAGGCGCTGTGCCGCCTGGGACCCCTCGGCCTCCCCCCGGCGCACGCAGATCGTGATCGTGCCTCCGCATCGGCCGCGGTGCGGCTGTTCCTCGACCGGGCGGGAGCCGTACGACCCGGCTTCGCACTGGACGCGTCGACCGCGCGGCCGGTCGTGGACATCGTGCGCCGGCTGGACGGGCTGCCGCTCGCCCTGGAACTGGCCGCGGCACGCCTGCGGACCATGAGCGCCGAGCAGATCGCCCGGCGGCTGGATGACCGCTTCCGGCTGCTCAGCACCGGTAACCGGACCGCCCAGCCCCGCCAGCAGACGCTACATGCGGTCATTGAGTGGAGCTGGGATCTCCTCACCTCACAAGAACGCACACTGGCCGCCCGGATATCGATATTTCCGGCGCGGACGGGTATCGCTGCGATCGAAGCGGTCTGCGCGGATGAGACGCTTCCCGCGGACGAGGTCGTCTACCTCCTGGACTCCCTGGTCGACAAGTCCATCGTGGAGCGGGCCGGCGACGGCTACCGGATGCTGGAAACCATCCGGGCACACGCGGCGGGGAAGCTCCGGCTCGCAGGAGGGACCGACGCCGTCCTGCGTGGGCTCACCCGGTACTTCGCGGACCTGGCCGACGAACACGAGCCGCTGCTGCGCTCGGACAAGCAGGCGGAGTCGCTGCGGCTGTTCCAGGCCGAGTACGACAACCTGATGTTCGCCCTGCAAACGGCCATCAAAAGCGGCGACGCCTCGGGCTCCGCCCGGATTCTCGGGCCGCTGTACTGGTACTGGGTCATGCACCGCTACGACGCCCGCGCCGAGGCCTACGTCGCCAAGGTCGCCGAGTTCGGCGACGCGCTGCCCGCGGACGCCCGGGCCGCGTTCACCGCGATCCATCTGATCGTCGGCTCGGGCGAGCCGCTCACCGACCGGCTGGGCGCGCTCATCGACGACTGCGTGCGCACCGGCGCTCTGCGGCGTTACCCGATGCTGCTGACGATCGTGCTGGTGATGGCACCGCTGCTCGGGCTGGATGAGCTGGCCGAAAGGGAGATCGCCCGAGTACGCGGCGGCTCGGACCGCTGGGCGATCGCCTGCACCTTCATGATCGAAGCCATGCGCCATCGCGAACAGGGCGACCGGGAAAGCTCCACGACCGCGATGACCACGGCACTGCACGCGTTCGAGGAGGTCGGCGATCGGTGGTGGGCGGCCAAGGCGCTGTACGGCCTGGCGCAGAACCACGCCATCGCCGGTGACCACGACCAGGCGATCACCGCCTACGAGGACAGCCTCGCGATCGCTATCGACCTCGGCTCGCAGGACGAGGTCTCGAGTCGGCTCGGGCTCGCCACCGAACGCATGCGTGCCGGCGATTTGACCGGCGCCAAGCGCGACATCGACACCGCCGAACGAGCGGCCTGGCAGCGTGGCCAGCCGGCGCTGGAGATCGAGGTGCTCGGCATCCTGGCCGAGCTGCACCGCCGCTCCGGAGAGGTCGAACGCGCTGATCAAGAGCTCGATCGGATGGAGACGCTCACCCACAAGCTGCCCCTGGCGGCCGAGCACGCAGACAATCGGCTGCTCCTCGCTCGGGTGGCCAACCTCCTCACCGCCGGGAACGCCGTACGCGCCCGCGAACTACTGCCCCGCGCTGTCTACGCGGCGCAGGCGAACATGGACGCCCCCTTGGCCGCTCACCTCCTGGCCAGGCTGCTGTTCCTGGAGGGCGACCCGGCCGGTGCGGCCACCGCGCTCGGCCTGAGCCAGGCTATTCGCGGCACCTTCGACCACGGCGACACCGAGCTGCGCTCGCTTGCGGAGGCGCTCGCGGTACGGCTCGGCCGTACCGACTACGAAACCGCCTACCAACGAGGGGCCGACCTGACACCGCACAAGGCCACCGACAGGCTGATAACAATGGCGGGCGCTTCACCTTGA
- a CDS encoding recombinase family protein: protein MQNLVVRGTELTNRGIRLQVIEQNIDSESFEGRDLFGMLSALAELQRDFVTATTNLPVVTSRTSRTDTARPHGRRRPP from the coding sequence ATCCAGAATCTCGTCGTCCGCGGCACCGAACTCACCAACCGCGGCATCAGACTCCAGGTCATCGAGCAGAACATCGACAGCGAATCCTTCGAAGGCCGCGACCTGTTCGGCATGCTCTCCGCCCTCGCGGAACTCCAGCGAGACTTCGTCACCGCCACCACCAACCTGCCCGTGGTCACGTCCCGGACCAGCCGCACGGACACGGCCCGGCCGCATGGTCGTCGCCGACCGCCGTAG
- a CDS encoding NADP-dependent oxidoreductase, with translation MQAITVRDREAGLAGLSLSDMPYPHAAENDVIVRVHAAGFTPGELDWPATWTDRAGRDRTPSVPGHELSGVVEELGFGTTGLSVGQRVFGLADWTRNGSLAEYTAVEARNLAPLPADVDHTLAAALPISGLTAWQGLFDHGRLTTGQTVLIHGAVGGVGSIAVQLAREAGARVIGTGRSADRDRALALGADTFLDLQTEKLDDVGEADVVFDVIGGDILDRSAALVRAGGTLVTITLPPKVQPKAGRAVFFVVEPDRARLTELATRLRDGRLKPVVGAVRPLAEAPAAFAPATRTRGKTIIRVTED, from the coding sequence GTGCAAGCCATCACTGTCCGAGACCGTGAAGCCGGTCTCGCCGGGCTGTCCCTGTCGGACATGCCCTACCCCCACGCGGCCGAGAACGACGTCATCGTGCGAGTGCACGCCGCGGGCTTCACCCCTGGAGAGCTGGACTGGCCGGCCACGTGGACCGATCGCGCAGGCCGCGACCGGACGCCGAGCGTGCCCGGGCACGAGTTGTCGGGTGTCGTCGAAGAGCTGGGGTTCGGCACGACCGGCTTGAGTGTCGGCCAGCGGGTGTTCGGCCTGGCTGACTGGACCCGCAACGGCTCGCTCGCCGAGTACACCGCGGTGGAGGCCCGCAATCTCGCGCCGCTGCCGGCGGACGTCGACCACACCCTGGCCGCCGCACTGCCGATCTCCGGCCTGACCGCCTGGCAGGGCTTGTTCGACCACGGCCGCCTGACCACAGGCCAGACCGTCCTGATCCATGGCGCCGTGGGCGGCGTCGGCTCGATCGCGGTACAGCTCGCCCGCGAGGCCGGCGCCCGTGTCATCGGCACCGGCCGGTCCGCCGACCGGGACAGGGCGCTTGCACTGGGCGCCGACACCTTCCTGGACCTGCAGACGGAGAAGCTGGACGACGTCGGCGAGGCCGACGTCGTCTTCGATGTGATCGGCGGAGACATTCTTGACCGATCGGCCGCCCTGGTCCGGGCCGGCGGCACGCTCGTCACCATCACCCTGCCGCCCAAGGTTCAGCCCAAGGCCGGGCGGGCGGTCTTCTTCGTCGTCGAACCCGACCGCGCCCGGCTCACCGAGCTCGCCACGCGACTGAGGGACGGCCGGCTCAAGCCGGTCGTCGGCGCCGTACGGCCGCTCGCCGAAGCACCCGCCGCGTTCGCCCCCGCCACGCGCACCCGGGGCAAGACGATCATCCGCGTCACAGAAGACTGA
- a CDS encoding TetR/AcrR family transcriptional regulator, with translation MVRGRQPQGEQRGGNGTTGETERTHQGGRPRDTAIDEAIIRATRERLVRDGYSRMTIGDIVADAKVTRPTLYRRWKNKFDLVMDALDYGFRKQRETYTVDLSELDPRDALVEAVRRLDPAYFNPDAMVLMGNFAGEAPRTPELLEILRERGVEPRVALVEEVLKQLQERHAVNADIDTRTIAMMCFGSYFAAFYSGEPKEELPESVVAVLWPALATAPRGRSGTGTGRSK, from the coding sequence ATGGTCCGAGGACGACAACCGCAGGGCGAACAACGTGGCGGCAATGGCACGACAGGCGAGACCGAACGTACGCATCAGGGAGGCCGGCCTCGCGACACGGCCATCGACGAAGCCATCATCCGGGCCACTCGCGAGCGGCTCGTACGCGACGGCTACTCGAGGATGACGATCGGTGACATCGTCGCCGACGCCAAGGTGACCCGACCCACGCTCTATCGCCGCTGGAAGAACAAGTTCGACCTGGTGATGGACGCGCTCGATTATGGGTTTCGCAAGCAGCGCGAGACATACACCGTCGACCTTTCCGAGTTGGACCCTCGAGACGCGCTCGTCGAAGCCGTCCGCCGACTCGACCCCGCGTACTTCAATCCCGACGCCATGGTGCTGATGGGCAACTTCGCCGGCGAGGCACCCCGCACCCCGGAGCTGCTTGAGATTCTGCGCGAGCGCGGTGTCGAGCCTCGCGTCGCCTTGGTGGAGGAGGTGCTGAAGCAACTGCAGGAACGCCACGCGGTCAACGCCGACATCGATACCCGCACGATCGCGATGATGTGCTTCGGCAGTTACTTCGCCGCGTTCTACTCCGGCGAGCCGAAGGAGGAGCTTCCCGAAAGCGTCGTGGCCGTACTTTGGCCGGCCCTCGCCACCGCACCGCGAGGGCGTTCCGGCACTGGAACCGGACGATCCAAGTAG
- a CDS encoding cupin domain-containing protein has product MRIAGGLLAVATLTAATPRSTWDQPAHATTPTAAVTSKHPTETLKPLLQQSLPKVKGKTFTSAIVDFPPNARARPHRHGKAFVHAYVLEGTVRSKLAGKPVSTYRQGENWVEQPGAHHVLTENTSRTKRAELLVVFVSNAGDKLKLDDPRA; this is encoded by the coding sequence ATGCGGATCGCCGGTGGACTGCTGGCCGTCGCCACGCTGACTGCGGCCACGCCCCGCTCCACCTGGGACCAGCCCGCCCACGCCACGACGCCGACCGCGGCCGTGACATCGAAGCACCCCACCGAAACCCTCAAGCCACTGCTCCAGCAGAGCCTTCCGAAGGTTAAGGGCAAGACGTTCACCTCGGCGATCGTCGACTTCCCGCCCAACGCACGTGCGAGGCCGCACCGGCACGGCAAAGCGTTCGTCCACGCCTACGTCCTCGAAGGCACCGTGCGCAGCAAGCTCGCCGGCAAGCCCGTGAGCACGTACCGCCAAGGCGAGAACTGGGTTGAGCAGCCGGGCGCCCACCACGTCCTCACCGAGAACACCAGCCGGACCAAACGGGCCGAGCTCCTGGTCGTCTTCGTCTCCAACGCCGGAGACAAGCTCAAGCTCGACGACCCGAGGGCATGA
- a CDS encoding YkgB family protein, whose product MEMHRIGKIVRSVGISTVRYGLVINLLEIGRIKFEDYEVENIRPLVTSSPPLSWLIARLGEKKVARLIGVTEIVLGSLIGAKPIAPRASALGSLAAVGMFATTLSFLATTPEAWQETSGEPKLSLAGQFLVKDVVLLGASLLTAADALQAAGGADP is encoded by the coding sequence ATGGAAATGCACCGCATCGGAAAAATAGTGCGCAGTGTGGGGATTTCGACCGTTCGGTATGGACTTGTGATCAACCTTCTGGAGATTGGGCGAATAAAATTTGAAGACTACGAGGTAGAAAATATTCGTCCCCTCGTAACCTCAAGCCCCCCGCTCTCATGGCTTATCGCCAGATTGGGGGAGAAGAAGGTCGCTAGGTTGATCGGCGTCACTGAAATCGTTCTGGGCTCGTTGATCGGAGCAAAACCGATTGCGCCGAGAGCGTCAGCCCTCGGCAGCCTCGCCGCCGTCGGCATGTTCGCCACCACCCTCAGCTTCCTGGCTACGACGCCCGAGGCGTGGCAAGAGACAAGCGGGGAACCGAAGCTGTCCCTCGCGGGGCAGTTCCTGGTGAAGGACGTCGTGCTCCTCGGAGCCTCCTTGCTGACGGCCGCGGACGCCCTGCAAGCCGCCGGTGGCGCGGACCCGTAG
- a CDS encoding trehalase-like domain-containing protein, which produces MSTTPIADLALVSDRHSAGLISRDGSAEWLCFPRFDGPSVFARLLDDEAGHWAIRPAVPYETTRRYLGSWSYLNEISR; this is translated from the coding sequence ATGAGCACCACACCCATCGCCGACCTCGCGTTGGTGTCCGATCGCCATTCCGCCGGCCTGATCAGCCGGGACGGATCGGCCGAGTGGCTGTGCTTCCCCCGGTTCGACGGGCCGTCCGTCTTCGCCCGCCTGCTGGACGACGAGGCCGGGCACTGGGCGATCCGCCCGGCCGTCCCGTATGAGACGACGCGCCGCTACCTGGGGTCGTGGTCATATCTCAACGAGATTTCTCGATAA
- a CDS encoding RNA polymerase sigma-70 factor — MSERSEQPTDTAGPLARGSIRIDSAVDPATEVFLAHRNLLFTVAYELLGSAADAEDVLQETWLRWAGVDHATVLDRRAYMVKITTRQALKRLRTLGRRKESYVGPWLPEPLLTAPDVAEDVELADSVSMAMLLVLETLTPTERAVFVLREVFDLDYDEIADAVGKSPAAVRQIAHRARTHVATRRPRGSVTPAQTRDALQAFQRAVETGDLQSLLDILAPDVVLLTDGGGVVQAALAPIVGADQVARVLGRIAGTASLQPAQVNGYPALLLRRGGETDTVVAVRIDDGLITGLYAVRNPEKLSRIQHETALHR; from the coding sequence ATGAGCGAACGCAGCGAGCAACCGACGGACACAGCCGGGCCCCTCGCTCGTGGCAGCATCCGCATCGACTCCGCTGTGGACCCGGCCACCGAGGTGTTCCTCGCCCACCGCAACCTGCTGTTCACGGTCGCCTACGAGCTGCTCGGCTCGGCCGCCGACGCCGAGGACGTCCTGCAGGAGACCTGGCTGCGGTGGGCGGGCGTCGACCACGCCACCGTGCTGGACCGGCGCGCCTACATGGTCAAGATCACCACCCGGCAGGCGCTGAAACGGCTGCGCACGCTCGGCCGGCGCAAGGAGTCCTACGTCGGCCCCTGGCTGCCCGAGCCGCTGCTGACCGCCCCGGACGTGGCCGAGGATGTGGAACTGGCCGACAGCGTCTCGATGGCGATGCTGCTGGTGCTGGAGACGCTCACCCCGACCGAGCGGGCGGTGTTCGTGCTGCGCGAGGTGTTCGACCTGGACTACGACGAGATCGCCGACGCCGTCGGCAAGAGCCCGGCCGCGGTCCGCCAGATCGCCCACCGGGCACGGACCCACGTCGCCACGCGCCGACCCCGCGGGAGCGTCACCCCAGCCCAGACCCGCGATGCGCTGCAGGCGTTCCAGCGCGCGGTCGAAACCGGCGACCTGCAGAGCCTGCTCGACATCCTCGCCCCCGACGTCGTCCTGTTGACCGACGGCGGTGGAGTCGTGCAGGCCGCGCTGGCGCCCATCGTGGGGGCCGATCAGGTGGCCCGCGTGCTGGGCAGGATCGCCGGCACGGCGTCGCTGCAACCGGCCCAGGTCAACGGCTACCCGGCGCTGCTCCTCCGGCGGGGCGGCGAGACCGACACCGTCGTGGCGGTGCGCATCGACGACGGCCTCATCACCGGGCTCTACGCCGTGCGCAATCCCGAGAAACTGTCGCGGATCCAGCATGAGACTGCCCTGCACCGCTGA
- the sigJ gene encoding RNA polymerase sigma factor SigJ, whose protein sequence is MGNENAPGRSEHEDTLGAGWERHRPAVFGVAYRLLGSVADAEDVTQDVWLRAAGTDQQDIDDLRAWLVTVAARRSYDILKSARFRRETYVGPWLPEPLLTGPDASEPVLVDESVGSAMLLIMEELSPPERVAFVLHDVFGLEFVRIAEVLDVSVPGARQLASRARRRVTDAKQSSPQASKAERERVLAAFRAAYEAGDLAGLVKLLHPDAVYVTDGGGEVAAMRKPIYGGERVAEVMVRVGRQWRPDRIDLVEVGGELALVCHREGRVYSVDTLQITDGLIAAYRRVINPDKLSHV, encoded by the coding sequence ATGGGCAACGAGAACGCGCCTGGACGGTCTGAGCACGAGGACACGCTCGGAGCCGGATGGGAGAGGCATCGGCCCGCGGTTTTCGGCGTGGCCTACCGGTTGCTGGGCAGTGTGGCCGATGCCGAGGACGTGACCCAGGACGTGTGGCTGCGGGCGGCCGGCACAGATCAGCAGGACATCGATGATCTGCGGGCCTGGCTGGTGACGGTGGCCGCACGGCGGTCGTACGACATTCTCAAGAGTGCCCGTTTCCGCCGGGAGACCTATGTCGGGCCGTGGCTGCCGGAACCGCTGCTGACGGGGCCGGACGCATCCGAGCCGGTCCTCGTCGATGAGTCCGTCGGCTCAGCGATGCTGCTGATCATGGAGGAGTTGAGCCCGCCGGAGCGGGTGGCCTTCGTCCTGCACGATGTCTTCGGTCTCGAGTTCGTCCGGATCGCCGAAGTGCTGGATGTCTCCGTGCCGGGTGCCCGGCAGTTGGCCTCGCGGGCGCGGCGGCGGGTGACCGACGCGAAGCAGTCTTCGCCGCAGGCGTCGAAGGCGGAGCGCGAACGTGTGCTGGCGGCCTTTCGCGCCGCCTACGAGGCCGGGGATCTGGCTGGCCTGGTCAAACTGCTGCACCCGGACGCCGTCTACGTCACCGATGGCGGCGGCGAGGTCGCCGCGATGCGCAAGCCCATCTATGGTGGTGAACGCGTCGCTGAGGTGATGGTGCGCGTGGGCCGCCAGTGGCGTCCGGACCGCATCGACCTCGTCGAGGTCGGCGGCGAGCTCGCCCTGGTGTGCCACCGGGAGGGCCGTGTCTACTCCGTGGACACGCTGCAGATCACAGACGGTCTGATCGCCGCGTACCGCAGGGTCATCAACCCGGACAAGCTTTCTCACGTCTGA
- a CDS encoding tyrosine-type recombinase/integrase: MRYVNNALAALDDFHVRRGMGKADIGREDIPKTAPKAMNAPAQIRWLRAIEDWPHPRDRALALLPFYAGLRIGDAVALDVPDVRLSARKGVLTVYGKGGKIREVPVHPQLRQPLTDWLDARRSWPGAATQRALFLNRRGGRLSARSASAVFTAIAQAAGLEDPTTAHIGRHTFVTQLIRGGEDLVTVAEMAGHARLDTLRIYSQPTNDDKQAAMRHLIV, from the coding sequence GTGCGCTACGTCAACAACGCCCTGGCCGCCCTGGACGACTTCCACGTCCGGCGCGGCATGGGCAAGGCCGACATCGGCCGCGAGGACATCCCCAAGACCGCGCCCAAGGCGATGAACGCCCCGGCCCAGATCCGCTGGCTGCGCGCCATCGAGGACTGGCCGCACCCCCGCGACCGCGCCCTGGCCCTGCTGCCCTTCTACGCCGGGCTGCGCATCGGCGACGCCGTCGCCCTCGATGTGCCCGACGTGCGCCTGTCGGCCCGCAAAGGCGTGCTGACCGTCTACGGCAAGGGCGGCAAGATCCGCGAGGTGCCCGTCCACCCCCAGCTGCGCCAGCCCCTGACCGACTGGCTGGATGCGCGCCGCTCCTGGCCCGGCGCCGCCACCCAGCGGGCCCTGTTCCTCAACCGACGCGGCGGGCGCCTGTCGGCCCGCAGCGCCTCGGCCGTCTTCACCGCCATCGCCCAGGCCGCCGGCCTGGAGGACCCCACCACCGCCCACATCGGCCGCCACACCTTCGTCACCCAGCTCATCCGCGGCGGCGAGGACCTCGTCACGGTCGCCGAGATGGCCGGCCACGCCCGCCTCGACACGCTGCGCATCTACAGCCAGCCCACCAACGACGACAAACAAGCCGCCATGCGCCACCTCATCGTTTAG